The proteins below are encoded in one region of Mya arenaria isolate MELC-2E11 chromosome 15, ASM2691426v1:
- the LOC128219328 gene encoding RNA-binding protein 6-like, which translates to MGRKRGEKEGVRNTGKEKEKKEGGEKEEIKALVKGGDVKGGDVKDSDVKCGDVKGGDVKVGDVKGSDIKGSDVKGGDIKGSDVKGGDVKGGDVKGSDVKGGDVKGSDIKGSDIKGSDVKGGVVKGSDINGSYIKGSDIKGSDIKGSDVKGGVVKGSDIKGSDINGSYIKGSDIKGSDIKGSDVKGGVVKGSDVEGGVVKGSDIKGSDIKGCDIKGCDIKGSDVKGSDVKGSDIKGSDIKGSDVKGGDVKGSDIKGSDIKGSDVKGGVVKGSDIKGSDINGSDIKGSDIKGSDVKGCDIKGSDIKGSDIKGSDVKGGVVKGSDIKGSDIKGSDIKGSDIKGSDVKGSDIKGSDIKGSDIKGSDVKGGDVKGSDIKGSDIKGSDVKGGDVKSGD; encoded by the exons CTCTTGTCAAAGGCGGTGATGTCAAAGGCGGTGATGTCAAAGACAGTGATGTCAAATGCGGTGATGTCAAAGGCGGTGATGTCAAAGTCGGTGATGTCAAAGGCAGTGATATCAAAGGTAGTGATGTCAAAGGTGGTGATATCAAAGGTAGTGATGTCAAAGGTGGTGATGTCAAAGGCGGTGATGTCAAAGGTAGTGATGTCAAAGGTGGTGATGTCAAAGGTAGTGATATCAAAGGTAGTGATATCAAAGGTAGTGATGTCAAAGGTGGTGTTGTCAAAGGTAGTGATATCAATGGCAGTTATATCAAAGGTAGTGATATCAAAGGAAGTGATATCAAAGGTAGTGATGTCAAAGGTGGTGTTGTCAAAGGTAGTGATATCAAAGGTAGTGATATCAATGGCAGTTATATCAAAGGTAGTGATATCAAAGGTAGTGATATCAAAGGTAGTGATGTCAAAGGTGGTGTTGTCAAAG GTAGTGATGTCGAAGGTGGTGTTGTCAAAGGTAGTGATATCAAAGGTAGTGATATCAAAGGTTGTGATATCAAAGGTTGTGATATCAAAGGTAGTGATGTCAAAGGTAGTGATGTCAAAGGTAGTGATATCAAAGGTAGTGATATCAAAGGTAGTGATGTCAAAGGTGGTGATGTCAAAGGTAGTGATATCAAAGGTAGTGATATCAAAGGTAGTGATGTCAAAGGTGGTGTTGTCAAAGGTAGTGATATCAAAGGCAGTGATATCAATGGCAGTGATATCAAAGGTAGTGATATCAAAGGTAGTGATGTCAAAGGTTGTGATATCAAAGGTAGTGATATCAAAGGTAGTGATATCAAAGGTAGTGATGTCAAAGGTGGTGTTGTCAAAGGTAGTGATATCAAAGGTAGTGATATCAAAGGCAGTGATATCAAAGGTAGTGATATCAAAGGTAGTGATGTCAAAGGTAGTGATATCAAAGGTAGTGATATCAAAGGCAGTGATATCAAAGGTAGTGATGTCAAAGGTGGTGATGTCAAAGGTAGTGATATCAAAGGCAGTGATATCAAAGGTAGTGATGTCAAAGGTGGTGATGTCAAAAGCGGTGATTGA